CGCGTTCACGGCACGACGCGTGAACGCCCGGTGGATCGACTGCACCAGGAACAGTCGGCCCTGACACCCATCCCACCGATCGACACCATCGCGGTATTCCTGCGGGAACCCCGCAAGGTCAGCTGGGACAGCTTCGTGTCGTATGCCGGCAACTTCTATGGCGTGCCCTGGTCGTATGCCGGTCAGGGCGTCGACGTGCAGGCCGACCAGGTGACGGTGCAGATCTTCAGCGGTGGATGCCGCATCGCCGTGCATCCCAGGTCGGCTCAGCGAGGCGCGCGATTCGTGGTGGATCGCCAGTACGACGGTATGCCGGCAGGTGGCGCGGCCGCCCGACGTGGCCTGCACCTGGCCTATCAGCAAGCCGCGCTGTCGGACGTGCAGGTCGAGCAGCGCCCCCTGGCGGAATACGCGGCATTGGTGGCCAGCCCGGACAGCATCACGCTGGATGAGGTGCTGGCCGACGTGTTCCGGGAGGAACCCGCATGATCTCGGTGGAACGCTGCCGGGACGATCTGGAGCGACTGGGCTTGCCGCATGCGGCAAGCCTGTTGGACAGCCGTCTGGACGCGGCCGCCAAGAAGGAACTCCCGTATGCGGAGTTCCTGGCCGATCTGCTGCGGATCGAGGTCAATGCCCGCGATGAACACGGGCGGGCCCGTCGGTTGAAACTTGCGAAGTTGCCCTTCGACCGGCGGCTGGACAGCTTCGACTTCGGGTTTCAGCCGAGTGTGGATAAGCGGCTGATCAAGGAACTGGGCACGCTGTCGTTCGCCGCTGATGGACAGAACGTGATTCTGTTGGGGCCACCGGGCGTCGGAAAGACGCACCTGGCCGTCGGGCTGTGTGTGAATGCCATCGAGCAGGGCGAAAGCGTGCTGTTCACGCGGGCCGGCCAGTTGATGGAGGACCTGCGCCGAGCGCAGGCCTTGAACCGGCTGGAGCAGCGATTGCGCTTCTACCTGAAACCGAAGGTGCTGGTCGTCGACGAATTCGGCGTGTGGCCCTATGACCGCCTGGCGGCGAATGCCCTGTTCGGACTGGTCGCGGCGCGCTATGAGCGTGGGAGTGTGATCCTGACATCCAACAAGGGGTTCGGTGACTGGGGCGAGGTGCTGGGGGATCCGGTGGTGGCGAGCGCCATCCTGGATCGGCTGCTGCACCACAGCCACGTGTTGAACATCAAAGGCGAATCGTACCGGCTGCGGGAGAAGAAGAAATCTGGGCTGTTCCCGAGCACGCTGGTGGGGCTGAGCCCACCAGTCAGGAGGTGAACCGGAAATGACAGCTGGCAGGGTGGTCAAATTTAACCCGCCGAAAGTGGTCAATTTTAAGTCGCCGTTGACACCGTGTACCCGAGGGTCGTCAGAACGCTGGTAACGATCTGACGGGCCGTGGGGTCAGCCAGAAGCTTCAAGCAGAGCACGACGTCAAAGTCGTCGGTGGTTCGGGTGTCCGGGAGGGTTCCCAGGAGTGTCTTGGCCTGTTCCTGTTCGCGGTAAGCGCGCCTGAGCAGCAGCCCGAAGCCACCGATCAGGATGAGGGGCTGGTCGGCAGCGGTGAGGGCTCCGGCCAGATCCATGAGGTGTGGGGCCAGGGGGCCAAAGGTGGAGGTCGTAACCGCGAGCTTCATCCGGTGTCCTGTGAGGCCATCGACGTCCTGATGCTGTCGAGGATGCGCCGCTTCACCTCGTCCGCACCCTGTTGCAGGCGCGAGTCCCCGCGCCGCGCTTCCAGGTAGACCTGAATAGGGGAGGCGTGGAGGATGCCCGCGTCATCCGGACGGGCGTCGAAAAACACCTCGTCCCCAGGAGCTTGGTAGAGGGTGAGGTTGGGAAAGCGGCTGGTCTTCATGGCTCCGGCGAGTTCTGGCAGGTTTGCCACGCGGTCGACATAGAGACTCACGCTGCTGTCCGTCGTCAGCGAGCTCACGGCACCGATCGAGCTCAGGCCGGTGAGGATCACGGGCTGGGCAGTAGAGGCAAACAGATGCTGCGCGGCCTGCGGGAGGGAGTCTGTGGGGATGCGTCCACGCCATAGGACGCGGGGTTCGTCCTTCCAGTGCTCAACCAACTGTTCGAGTAGACCTCCAGGGTCCTGCAGCGTGATGCGGTGGCCGGCCGAGTCTGGACCGACCAGTGCCTGGCTGGTCAGTTCCTTGACGACCCGGGAGACCAGAGGTTGGGAGATCCTGCCGCCGCGCTGTTCGATCGCGGCTTTCAGTTCGAGGCCAGTACGGAACTGGGGTCGAATCAACAGCATGCGGCCCACCAGCGAGGAGATACCGCGGTAGGGATTTTTCAGCGTGTAGTCACGCTGGTGGCGAACAGGGCGACCAGTGATGATCAGCCGGTCGTGTGGAAAGTGCAGGCAGCAGTTGCCGGCCAGATCGAGGCCACTGACGTCGGTCTCCGCGAGGCGGTGCAGCTGCTGACCGTTGAGGTAGGGCAGGATCACGAGTGGGCAATTCGATTCGGCGTCCGCCGCCCGGCGACGCTGGATCATCTGCTCCAGAGCTGCGCTGAAGGTGGCTTCACTCCAGTCAGCCGTGTAGTCGTAGATGTACCGCTGCTCGTTCCCCAGCCAGGTAACCGTCAGATACCCGTCCAAGCCGGCATGGGCCCCGTCCGGTTCCCATGTCAGCCGGTAAAACTCCTGGGGGATCCGCGCAGTCTGCTCGGCAGTCAACTCCAGTGGAGGTGGTGGGCGCTCAGTCCTCGCCATGCCCAAAGTATGCATGACATTTGGAGTATTACTTGTTCGTAATAACTCAGTCTTCCTGCATACTCGCCGAGCGAGACGCCACCCAAACGGCAGGAACTGGGCGCGCACCATCACGTACCGACCCGATCAGACCGCCTCGCCCACCAGTTCCTCCACAGCCTTGACCAGGTCTTCCTGGCCACGCGCCGCGGCCACCAGGCGATCCACCTGGTCAGCACTCAACGATGCCAGCTTGAGAACAGCCTCGTCGCGCGGCACCCGGCCCAGTTTCACCCGCAGGATCGAGCGAACCATACCGAGCGACTCCTCGCGGTTGAGGGGCAGCAGCAGGGGCTGCGGCTCCGGCTGAGCCTTCACTCGGGGCAGTGTGGGCACGGCGTTCGGCGCGCTGCTTCTGACGTCGTACTTCTCGGGATTGCGGACGGCGTCCACCATCGTCGCGGCCAGCGAGCGTGGCCGGTACCCCTCTTCAAGCCGCTGACGCACGGCCTTCACCGCCGGCCGGATGCGATCGGGGTGATCGGTCACGAGGGCCTCGGCTACCGGGCGGCTAACCCTCATGTCCGTGAGCAGGCCGACGAGTTCGGGGTCGACCTCCCCCTCGAACTCATACCGGATGCGCGTGCCCTCACCCGACCCCTCATAGGACACGTCCCGCAGGTACTTGGCCGCGATCAGGTGCACGTGGGCGCCATCCAGCGTGCGCCGGACATTGTTGTGGCGCTGTCCGCTCAGCCCGGTGGCCTCCCGCCACGCGGCCATGATGACCGGCAGCTCCCGCGCGAGGGAGCCGTCGTCGCCGACGCGATGGGCCTGCAGCACGCGGTACAGGCTGCGCGCGGTCGGCTGTTTCAGGTCGCTGAGCAGTTCGGCGTCCAGGATCTGGTAGAAGCCCTCCCGGATCGACTGCGCGAAATGCCGCGAGAACGTCACCCGCAGGGGCGCCCCCGCCTCGATGGTGCCGCCCTCGCCGCTGGCGCTCAGACTGGTGTCCCGCACCGACACGCGGTCGATCAGACGGTTCGTTTCTGTGGTGCCACGGAAGCGACCCCCTGATTGCCGCGAGATGCGCGTGAGCCAGCTCACGCCCTCGAGCCGCAGCAGGCTCTCGCGGAGTCTGGCGTAGGCGTTGCCGCGGATGCCCAGCGGAGTGAGTTTGAGCAGTCGGTAGGCCGTGCACTCCACAGTGTCATCGTCGGGACAGCCGGCCTCAAAGAACAGGGTCTGCAACGCCAGGAGAACATCGGGATCCACACCGTGGGGACGCCCACGGGCCGCGACGCCCTGAACGTAGAAGTGACGGTCGCCGATGCTGAAGGTCGTCTCCCAACTCTGGTCATCGCCGCTGTCTCGGTTCAGGATGCTGAAGACCCCGGATCTGGCCAGGGTCAATTCGTTGATCCACTGTTCGTTGCCCTGGCTCATGATGGATGATTGTAATGATTTTAAAAGACAGAAAAAAGATTGATTGCATCATCAAGAAAGAGGGGAGACCTGCGCCTGGTGCGGGGCGATGGGCACTTGTGACTCAAAGCTAGCGATGATTTCGCCCCAAAATGACTCGAAGGTAGCGCGCTCCTGACTCAAAGGTGGCGAGGGTCCGACTCAAAGCTAGCGTGCCATTTCGGTGCTGAAAACTCAAAGCTAGCGAGGGTGGCCGAACCCCCATGACTCAAAGGTAGCGCGCTTCTCGGAGCCAAACTTCGGCCCGTGACTCAAAGCTAGCGATACTCGGGATTTGATGTCTGAGACGAGTTGTTCTGCCCTGTGACTCAAAGCTGGCGCTATCAATGACTCAAAGCTGGCGATATGAGATCCGGCACCTTGACCTCTTCCGTGTGCTTTTTTCCCTTCATGCCGGCTTCCGGGGATGACCCCTTCATGGGGCCAGACACTCCATTCTCTGGTGGACCGGTGTTGTGGGAGCAGGTCAATGCCGGTCATGACATTCCGGAACTGCGCTTATTATCTCGACGTCATCCATCGACCCCGGCTTTGCATGGCCTGTCCGGTTGAACTCTGTGGTTTCTGACGGTGTCAACCCGGTGGCAACGCATGGGCAACGTGGACGATCGGCTCTCAGGCCGACGGAGTGGCCGTCCGGCCGTGCTCCATAGGGTGGGGGTTCCAGTGGACGCCGGAGATCCTGATTAGGTATCGGGGAAGTGCAGCGTAACCTGGAGTCCATGCGGTACCACGTGCGTAAACGTCACGCTGCCCTGGTGGGCCTGCATGACGTGCTTGACGACACTCAACCCCAGCCCGGTGCCCGTGAGTGTCGTTCCGGCTCGGTAAAACTCCTCGCCCAAGTAGCGCAATGCGGAGTCCGGAAGCCCGGGCCCGCCATCTTCGACTTTCAGGGTCGGTGCGGGTGCCGTCTTGACAGTCACGGTCACGGGGGCACCTGGGGCATACCGCGCGGCATTCTCCAGCAGGTTCTGCAGGGCCCGGCGGAGCAGGGTGCCGTCCCCCTGCACCATGGCATGAGCGGGGCCACGGTAGGTGGCCCCGGCCGCTTCGGCGCCCGTGCTGGCCACCTCAGCCAAGTCGACCGCCTCACGCTGGGCCAAGCGGCCCTCACGGGCCAGGATCAGTAAGGACGCGGTGAGGTGCTGGGTCGCCCGCACCTCGTGCTCGAGGATGTCCAGGGTTTCATCAGGGGTGGTATAGCCGCTGCGCGCCGCGTCGAGCGCCAGACCCATGGCCGTGAGCGGCGTGCGGAGTTCATGTGCGGCCTGCCGCGTGAAGCGGGCCTCCCGGTCACGGAACTCCCCCAGGCGCGCCAGCATGCGGTTAAAGCTCACGGCGAGGTCGTGCAGCTCCCCGCTGCCCCCGCCCACCGGGACGGGTTCGTGCAGGCTGCCGGACGTGGCGATCCGGCTGCTGACCCGGGTCAGGGCACGCAAGGGCCTCAGGGCGTAGCCGCTCAGGGCATAAGCGACGGCCGCCCCCAGGAGCGTGACCAGCACGGCCGTGAAGTACACAGTCTGGCGGTAGTTGTGCAGGCTCGACGTGAATTCCGGACTCGTCAGCGCCGCCTCCAGCACGTAGGACTGTCCGTGCCAGATGAATGCGACCCGGGTGACCTGCCAGGGCCCGATGGTCTGGGGCCCGGCTGCGGGCGTCCCCAGTCTGTCCGGGTAGCCCGTGAAGTCATGGACAACTGTGTTCCCCTCCAGAATGCGGGCGTGGACGACGTAGCCCTCATAGCTGGCCTGCACGCTGGCCAGTGACGTGGCGGCCTGCAGGTTCCGGAGGGTCTGACCCGTGAACCCATTGAGATCGGCGGTCATGTCATGCAGCACCAGCCGCCGGAAGGCGAGATACCCCAGGCCGCCCTGCAGCAGCACGGCCAGGGCGATCCCGAGGGCCATCAGCAGGGCGACGCGGGCGCGCAGCGTCACGACGTCCCCCCCATGCCAAGACGGTAGCCCCCAGGAACCGTCTCGATGGCCTCCGGAGCCAGCCGGGTGCGCAGGCGGCGTACCGTCTGGCGCACCACGCTCAGTTCCGTCGGGGCGTCCGCCCAGATCGCGTCGCGGAGATCCGTGACGCTATACACCCGCCCGGGCTGCCGCACGAAGCGTTCCAGAAGACTGAATTCACGGGGGGTGAGGATGACGGCCTGGCCGGCCCAGCGCACAGAGCGTGTCGTGAAATCGACCTCGAGGCTCCCCAGGGCAGAGCGGCTGCCCGGCGACCCCCCGCCGCGCCGCAGCAGGGCCCGTACCCGGGCGAGCAGTTCCGGCAGGTCAAACGGCTTGATCAGGTAGTCGTCCCCGCCGCCATCCAGCCCGCGCAGCCGGTCATCCAGGCCGTCCCGGGCCGTCAGGTACAGCATGCCCCCCTCGTGACCGGCGTCGATGGCGTGCTGCGCGATCTCAAAGCCGCCGTCCGGGGCGTCGGGAAGGGTGATGTCGAGGATCAGCAGGTCAAACGGCGTACCGGACACGGCCTCCAGGGCGGCAGCGTGTGTGGCGGCGTGAATCACCGCGTGCCCCTGAGCCGTCAACGCGCGCTGCACCACCCGGGCGATGTTCGGGGCGTCTTCAACCAGCAGGATGCGCATGCCCGCATTGTGCCCCCGGCTCATACGCGTCCCACGCCCATGTCACATCGCTGTCACCGCGCCCGGACACCATGACGACGGATCCGCACACCGGTCATCCAACCGGCTTCCCCCGGAGCGGATCCAGAGGCTGGGCATCCTGGGCCAGCGACCTGGTCTGCCCCCGCTGTTCCTCCAAGGAGTTGACATGATCCCCCTGACACGTTCCCCGGCCCATTTCACCCTGCTGTGCCGCGACATGGTCTATGGCGTGCTCGACACCGCGCTGCAGGCGGAGGCGCTGTGCCGTGACCTGACCGCCCTGGGTATTCCCGGTGTACAAATACTCAGCGGCCCGTCCGGCCTGGTCGATCTCGACCGGGACGGGCACCATCACGGCGTGCTGTGCCGCGTTGCCCGTGCAGCGCAGGGACTTACGCGCGAGCACGATTTTATCGGCTGGTACGCCGAGCAGCTCGAGGCCGGGCACATGCTGGTCTGCCTGCACGCGCGTGGCCGGGCCTAGCTTGACGCGCTGCGGCGCGCGTTCTCGCGTCGGGGGGCGCATCACGTCAACCACTCCGGGCTATGGATGGTCGAGGTGCTCTGCCCGTGACCCCCGGGGACGTGGCTGATCTGCTGGGGCGCTGCTGAAGGCCGCCGACACCCTGTCCCTCCAGACCCTGCTGACCACTGGGCGGCAGGGCGGGGTGCCGGGGTCAGGTCGCGCGGAGATGCTCGGGGATCAGGCGGATTCGCTGCGGGTGAGCACCGATGTGCTCACCGCCCACGTGGCACGCCGGGGCACCGTGGATCCGGTGTATACGTCCGGTGCATCCACGCCTGGAGTTGTGCCCGGATCCATCATGTCAGGACTTCTGGACACAAACCGTCAGTTCCTGCGCCGCGTCAAGGCGCTCCTGAAACGCTGGCCACCGGGGGAGGTGACCGCGAAGTCCGTGCTGTTCGCCGTGGAAATGGAGGTTGCCCGGCGCGTCCGCGTTCTCGTTGAGGCCACCTGTGGTGGGCCGGACTCGTCATCCGCCCATGACCCGCTGCCCCCGCCGCACTGAGCGGCCGGTCCCCGTTTTTCTCTCACCAGGAGATCCCCATGACCATGTCCCGTTCCGTTGCCCTCGGCCTGCTGGCCGTCACCGCCTGGATTCACTTCAAGGACATTCCCGATAAGCTCGGCGAGACCGCGTACCTGGGCTGGCTGTACATCCTGCTGGTGGTCGGCTGCGCGGCAGCCGGGGCGTGGCTGCTCAGTGAGCGCTGGCGGCTCGGATACCTGTTGGGTGCCGTGATCTCCTTCGGGGCGATCCTCGGGTACAGCCTCACGCGCAGCGTCGGATTGCCTGACGCGACCGGTGACATTGGCAACTGGGCAGAACCGACGGGCGTCATCTCCCTGATCGTCGAGGTGGCGTTCGTAGTGCTCGCCGTGCAGGAGCTTCGGCGGTCGGGACTGCGGCTCACCTGAGCACCGGTGTGCCGGTCGGGCAGTGGGAAATGACCCACTGCCTGATGCCGGTCGTGGTCACCCTATCCGGCGGCTGGACCTGAACCTAGACGCGTGGCCCAGCCGAGCGGCGGGGCACCTCGGCTTCGGGGAAGATGTGGCGTCTTCATGTGCTCGGAATTCCACTTCCAGAATAGGAATGATTCTCACCAAGGGTAGGCCGTACCCTGAAGGACATCCATGTATAAAGCCGTCAACATGCACAAGGAAGCGCACTTCACCGGCTCAGAGACCGTCCGCGACATTGTGATCGGCATGAGCGACGGCCTGACGGTTCCGTTTGCCCTGGCTGCCGGGCTGTCTGGCGCGGTCGCGAGCGGGCACGTCGTGCTGATCGCCGGCATCGCGGAGATGGCCGCCGGCAGCATCGCCATGGGCCTGGGCGGCTACCTCGCCGCGCGCAGCGAACACGAATCCTACGTCGCTGAACGGGCCCGGGAAACGCAGGAGATCGTCGAGAAGCGCGATATGGAGATCCAGGAGGTGCGGGAGGTCTTCCAGAACTACGGCCTGGAAGGCGCACCCCTGGAGGCGGCCACGCAGGCGATCATCAGCCGCCCGGACACCTGGGTGGACTTCATGATGAAAGAGGAACTCGGGATGGACGAACCGGATCCCAAGCGTGCCCTGACGTCGGCGTTCACGATTGGTCTGGCGTACATCGCGGGCGGCGTGATCCCGCTGGCCCCGTATGCCCTGAAGCTCACGCTGAATCAGGCGCTGATGGTTTCGGTGGTGCTGACGCTGATCGCGCTGTTCGTGTTCGGGGCGCTCAAGGGGCGTTTCACCGGTTCACCGGTGTGGCGCAGCGCGCTCCAGACCATGTTCGTGGGGGCAGCGGCGTCCGGTGCAGCCTTCCTGATCGCGCGGGCCGTGTCAGGTATTGGCGGCGCCGGCTGATCACGGCCGGAGGTGGCCAACAGGACGGTCACGCCCGTCCCAGTCGGCCTGAAGTCGAACAGCACGCCGGCTGTGGCGCCCGAGTCGCCGGTGGCAGGCGTCGTCGGGCTTGACGATACGGGTGGGCACGCGCTCAGCAGGGTGAGCAGGAGGGCGATGGGGCGCATGGAGTCTCCCTGGTCAACGGACGGCTGAAGTGACACGCGGGTTGCCCGGCCTGCAAGCGACAGTCGGAGCGTACGTGGGGGCAGCTCAGAGTTCCGCTGGCTGTGCAGTCAGGTTGGCACCGGAAACGGGGGGAGGGTCAGGCCCAGGGTAACGACCAGGAGGTGCCGCTTGTGGCCATTGGACTTTTTGTTGCCTTCAAAACCGCGTGGCTCACCACTTTCTGTGGTCTTTGAGTACGGATGAACGATGATGGCCGTGTGCGGATCGGGAGGAATGCCCGATCCGCACGCGATACAGCTGACGGT
This is a stretch of genomic DNA from Deinococcus metalli. It encodes these proteins:
- a CDS encoding VIT1/CCC1 transporter family protein, translated to MYKAVNMHKEAHFTGSETVRDIVIGMSDGLTVPFALAAGLSGAVASGHVVLIAGIAEMAAGSIAMGLGGYLAARSEHESYVAERARETQEIVEKRDMEIQEVREVFQNYGLEGAPLEAATQAIISRPDTWVDFMMKEELGMDEPDPKRALTSAFTIGLAYIAGGVIPLAPYALKLTLNQALMVSVVLTLIALFVFGALKGRFTGSPVWRSALQTMFVGAAASGAAFLIARAVSGIGGAG
- a CDS encoding replication initiator protein A, yielding MSQGNEQWINELTLARSGVFSILNRDSGDDQSWETTFSIGDRHFYVQGVAARGRPHGVDPDVLLALQTLFFEAGCPDDDTVECTAYRLLKLTPLGIRGNAYARLRESLLRLEGVSWLTRISRQSGGRFRGTTETNRLIDRVSVRDTSLSASGEGGTIEAGAPLRVTFSRHFAQSIREGFYQILDAELLSDLKQPTARSLYRVLQAHRVGDDGSLARELPVIMAAWREATGLSGQRHNNVRRTLDGAHVHLIAAKYLRDVSYEGSGEGTRIRYEFEGEVDPELVGLLTDMRVSRPVAEALVTDHPDRIRPAVKAVRQRLEEGYRPRSLAATMVDAVRNPEKYDVRSSAPNAVPTLPRVKAQPEPQPLLLPLNREESLGMVRSILRVKLGRVPRDEAVLKLASLSADQVDRLVAAARGQEDLVKAVEELVGEAV
- a CDS encoding Mu transposase domain-containing protein, translated to RVHGTTRERPVDRLHQEQSALTPIPPIDTIAVFLREPRKVSWDSFVSYAGNFYGVPWSYAGQGVDVQADQVTVQIFSGGCRIAVHPRSAQRGARFVVDRQYDGMPAGGAAARRGLHLAYQQAALSDVQVEQRPLAEYAALVASPDSITLDEVLADVFREEPA
- a CDS encoding response regulator transcription factor — encoded protein: MRILLVEDAPNIARVVQRALTAQGHAVIHAATHAAALEAVSGTPFDLLILDITLPDAPDGGFEIAQHAIDAGHEGGMLYLTARDGLDDRLRGLDGGGDDYLIKPFDLPELLARVRALLRRGGGSPGSRSALGSLEVDFTTRSVRWAGQAVILTPREFSLLERFVRQPGRVYSVTDLRDAIWADAPTELSVVRQTVRRLRTRLAPEAIETVPGGYRLGMGGTS
- the istB gene encoding IS21-like element helper ATPase IstB, translating into MISVERCRDDLERLGLPHAASLLDSRLDAAAKKELPYAEFLADLLRIEVNARDEHGRARRLKLAKLPFDRRLDSFDFGFQPSVDKRLIKELGTLSFAADGQNVILLGPPGVGKTHLAVGLCVNAIEQGESVLFTRAGQLMEDLRRAQALNRLEQRLRFYLKPKVLVVDEFGVWPYDRLAANALFGLVAARYERGSVILTSNKGFGDWGEVLGDPVVASAILDRLLHHSHVLNIKGESYRLREKKKSGLFPSTLVGLSPPVRR
- a CDS encoding ATP-binding protein produces the protein MTLRARVALLMALGIALAVLLQGGLGYLAFRRLVLHDMTADLNGFTGQTLRNLQAATSLASVQASYEGYVVHARILEGNTVVHDFTGYPDRLGTPAAGPQTIGPWQVTRVAFIWHGQSYVLEAALTSPEFTSSLHNYRQTVYFTAVLVTLLGAAVAYALSGYALRPLRALTRVSSRIATSGSLHEPVPVGGGSGELHDLAVSFNRMLARLGEFRDREARFTRQAAHELRTPLTAMGLALDAARSGYTTPDETLDILEHEVRATQHLTASLLILAREGRLAQREAVDLAEVASTGAEAAGATYRGPAHAMVQGDGTLLRRALQNLLENAARYAPGAPVTVTVKTAPAPTLKVEDGGPGLPDSALRYLGEEFYRAGTTLTGTGLGLSVVKHVMQAHQGSVTFTHVVPHGLQVTLHFPDT